One genomic segment of Centropristis striata isolate RG_2023a ecotype Rhode Island chromosome 11, C.striata_1.0, whole genome shotgun sequence includes these proteins:
- the acss2l gene encoding acyl-CoA synthetase short chain family member 2 like codes for MVVPESQDKMYYPPDDLKRDAHVPDFNSYLALYRKSLENPEAFWREIADEFFWKKPATGPMLHYNFDVTKGNIYVKCMEGAKTNMCYNVLDRLVRERNLGEKVAYYWEGNSPDHHMTITYRQLLSQVCRCANVLKQMGVKKGDRVSIYLPMIPELVYTMLACARIGAVHSIVFAGFSAESLCERIIDAQSSVLVTADGVYRGEKLINLKQIADEALDKCREKASSSVTKCLVIKHHALRTKSGAACNKLQTPWDSQCDVWWDEAMKDSPEECEPEWLDAEDPLFILYTSGSTGKPKGVLHTVAGYLLYTSLTFKYVFDHHHDDVYWCTADIGWITGHSYITYGPLANGATSVLFEGIPVHPHVGRFWEIIEKYKVTKFYTAPTAIRLLMKYGREPLQKYDISSLRILGTVGEPINPEAWQWYHEVVGQGRCPVVDTFWQTETGGHVLTPLPAATPLKPGSATFPFFGVEPTILNEHGEELEGEAEGYLVFRRPWPGIMRTVYRNHERFENTYFKKFPGFYVTGDGCRRDKDGYYWITGRIDDMLNVSGHLMSTAEVEAALTEHPAVAEAAVVSRPHKVKGECLYCFVSLKDSREFNHTLVEQLKRLVREKIGPIATPDFIQNAPALPKTRSGKIMRRILRQIARNEKDLGDLSTLADPKVVEELFSQRCEAAA; via the exons ATGGTTGTTCCTGAATCTCAGGACAAAATGTACTACCCTCCTGATGACCTGAAGAGGGATGCTCACGTGCCTGATTTTAACTCGTATCTGGCTCTGTACAGGAAGTCTCTTGAGAATCCAGAAG CTTTCTGGAGAGAGATCGCTGATGAGTTCTTTTGGAAGAAGCCAGCGACAGGGCCGATGCTGCACTACAACTTTGATGTGACAAAAGGGAACATTTATGTCAAATGCATGGAAGGGGCCAAAACCAACATGTGCTATAATGTCCTGGACAGGCTTGTGAGGGAGAGGAATCTTGGTGAAAAGGTTGCCTATTACTG GGAGGGGAACTCACCTGACCACCACATGACCATCACCTACCGCCAGCTGCTGAGCCAAGTCTGCCGCTGTGCTAATGTCCTCAAGCAAATGG GTGTaaaaaagggagacagagtgtcTATCTACCTTCCCATGATCCCAGAGCTTGTCTACACTATGCTGGCCTGTGCAAGGATAGGTGCTGTCCACTCCATTGTG TTTGCAGGTTTCTCCGCTGAGTCTCTGTGTGAGAGGATCATTGATGCCCAGAGCAGCGTCCTGGTGACAGCAG ATGGTGTTTACAGAGGAGAGAAGCTGATCAACCTGAAACAGATTGCGGATGAGGCTCTGGACAAGTGCAGGGAAAA aGCGTCATCCAGTGTGACTAAATGTCTCGTCATCAAGCACCACGCACTCAGAACAAAAAGCGGAGCTGCATGCAACAAACTCCAG ACCCCCTGGGACTCACAGTGTGATGTGTGGTGGGACGAGGCGATGAAAGACTCTCCTGAAGAGTGTGAACCTGAGTGGCTGGACGCAGAGGATCCGCTGTTTATCCTCTACACCAGCGGCTCTACCGGCAAACCCAAG GGTGTTCTCCACACTGTTGCTGGGTATCTGCTCTACACGTCGCTGACCTTCAAGTACGTTTTTGATCATCACCATGACGACGTGTACTGGTGCACGGCTGATATCGGCTGGATCACCGGCCACTCCTACATCACCTACGGCCCACTCGCAAACGGAGCCACAAGTGTCCTA tTTGAAGGcatcccagttcaccctcatgTTGGCCGCTTCTGGGAGATCATTGAGAAGTACAAAGTGACCAAGTTCTACACAGCTCCGACAGCCATCCGCCTGCTGATGAAGTACGGACGGGAACCGCTGCAGAA GTATGACATCTCCAGCCTGAGGATTCTGGGGACTGTTGGCGAGCCGATCAACCCGGAGGCGTGGCAGTGGTACCACGAGGTAGTCGGTCAGGGCAGATGTCCCGTGGTCGACACTTTCTGGCAGACCGAGACC GGAGGTCATGTTCTGACTCCTCTGCCTGCTGCCACGCCGCTGAAACCTGGCTCTGCT ACATTTCCTTTCTTTGGGGTGGAGCCCACGATCCTCAATGAACACGGGGAGGAACTGGAAGGCGAGGCCGAGGGTTATCTC GTGTTCAGGAGGCCCTGGCCTGGAATAATGCGCACTGTGTACAGAAATCACGAGCGCTTCGAGAACACCTACTTCAAGAAATTCCCGGGTTTCTATGTAACTGGTGACG GCTGCAGGCGGGATAAAGACGGTTATTACTGGATCACAGGAAGAATAGACGACATGTTGAATGTGTCAG GCCACCTGATGAGCACAGCGGAGGTGGAGGCGGCTCTGACGGAGCACCCGGCTGTGGCGGAGGCCGCGGTGGTGAGTCGGCCTCACAAGGTGAAGGGCGAGTGTCTGTACTGCTTCGTCAGCCTCAAAGACAGCAGGGAGTTCAACCACACACTGGTGGAGCAGCTCAAGAGACTGG tgagagagaaaattgGACCAATCGCCACACCAGACTTCATTCAGAATGCTCCGGCGCTCCCGAAGACTCGCTCAG GGAAGATCATGAGGCGAATCCTCCGGCAGATCGCACGCAACGAGAAGGACCTGGGCGACCTTTCGACCCTGGCCGACCCGAAGGTGGTGG